One genomic segment of Brevibacillus laterosporus LMG 15441 includes these proteins:
- a CDS encoding acyl-CoA dehydrogenase, with translation MELHFTEEQLMMRKMVSDFAKKEIAPFVAHMEETEEFPRPLLTKMAQLGLMGIPIPEEWGGSDSNFISYVITIHEISKISATIGVILSVHTSVGTTPILYYGNEEQKKKYVPKLASGEYLGAFALTEPQAGSDAGRIRTSAIRQGDHYVLNGSKIFITNGGEADTYITFAVTDATQGTHGISAFIVEKNTPGFTVGKKEKKMGLHGSNTTELIFENAIVPIENLLGEEGRGFAIALSNLDVGRIGIAAQALGIAEAALEYSIQYAKEREQFGSPIGNQQAVAFKLADMATQVEAARLLVYRAAFLRQEGQPCGLEASIAKKFASDVAMKAAIEAVQIYGGYGYTREYPVERLFRDAKITQIYEGTSEIQQLVISKHLLTK, from the coding sequence ATGGAGCTTCATTTTACAGAAGAACAGCTCATGATGCGAAAGATGGTAAGTGATTTTGCCAAAAAAGAAATTGCGCCATTTGTTGCTCATATGGAAGAAACGGAAGAATTTCCGCGTCCATTACTAACAAAAATGGCACAGCTAGGCTTAATGGGGATTCCAATACCCGAAGAGTGGGGCGGCTCTGATTCTAATTTTATTTCGTATGTAATTACGATTCATGAGATTTCGAAAATAAGTGCGACTATAGGGGTAATTCTCTCGGTTCACACTTCTGTAGGCACGACTCCTATTTTGTACTACGGAAATGAGGAGCAAAAGAAAAAATATGTTCCGAAGCTGGCAAGTGGAGAATATTTGGGCGCATTTGCTCTGACAGAGCCTCAAGCAGGTTCTGATGCCGGACGTATTCGAACCTCTGCTATACGACAAGGGGATCATTACGTATTAAATGGCAGCAAAATTTTTATAACCAATGGTGGCGAAGCAGATACGTACATAACATTTGCCGTGACAGATGCTACTCAAGGAACACACGGAATTTCTGCTTTTATTGTAGAAAAAAATACCCCAGGCTTTACGGTGGGAAAAAAGGAAAAGAAGATGGGACTCCATGGATCCAATACAACGGAGCTCATTTTTGAGAATGCAATTGTTCCGATAGAAAATCTACTAGGCGAGGAAGGAAGAGGCTTCGCCATAGCTCTGTCTAATCTGGACGTGGGGCGAATCGGTATAGCGGCTCAAGCTTTGGGTATTGCTGAAGCGGCTTTAGAGTATTCCATTCAATATGCGAAGGAACGTGAGCAATTTGGCTCTCCGATTGGAAATCAGCAAGCGGTGGCTTTTAAGCTGGCAGATATGGCTACGCAGGTGGAGGCGGCTCGATTGCTTGTATATCGTGCAGCCTTTTTGCGCCAGGAGGGTCAACCATGCGGGCTGGAAGCATCCATTGCCAAAAAGTTTGCCTCGGATGTTGCTATGAAAGCAGCGATAGAGGCTGTACAGATTTATGGAGGATATGGCTACACAAGGGAATATCCAGTAGAGCGTTTGTTCAGAGATGCAAAAATCACGCAAATTTATGAAGGAACATCAGAAATTCAACAACTAGTCATTTCTAAGCATTTGCTTACTAAATAG
- a CDS encoding acetyl-CoA C-acetyltransferase: MNTVIVGTARTPFGKFNGALKEVPAVELGALAIREALSRAKVDPLSVDKVIMGMVVQAGAGQIPSRQAARKAGLPWEVTSETINKVCASGMRSVAMADQIIRCQDAEIIVAGGMESMSNAPYAMPQARNGFRMGDNLVRDLVLYDGLTCAFDQVPMAVHGSNVAEEHGITRAEQDAWAYRSQQRAAKAREAGYFAEEIVPVPVPQRKGDPLLVMEDEAIRAETTLEGLAKLAPVYKKDGTITAGNAPGLNDGAGALVLMSEHKAKELGAKPLATILGHAEVAAEAPYIATTPGLAIQKLLQKTGKSLEEIDLFEVNEAFAAVTLTSGKIVGWDEEKVNVNGGAIALGHPIGASGARIIMTLIHELQRRGGGLGIAAICSGAAQGDAILIRVEPAR, from the coding sequence TTGAACACAGTTATAGTTGGAACGGCTCGAACACCTTTTGGAAAGTTCAATGGCGCATTAAAGGAAGTGCCTGCTGTAGAACTGGGAGCATTGGCAATTAGAGAAGCGCTGAGTAGAGCTAAGGTTGATCCCTTATCAGTTGATAAGGTCATCATGGGGATGGTCGTGCAAGCGGGTGCTGGACAAATCCCCTCAAGGCAAGCTGCCAGAAAAGCTGGTCTCCCATGGGAAGTAACAAGCGAGACGATCAATAAGGTATGTGCGTCCGGGATGCGTTCCGTTGCCATGGCGGATCAAATCATACGTTGTCAGGATGCAGAGATTATAGTAGCTGGCGGAATGGAGAGCATGAGTAATGCTCCTTATGCAATGCCGCAAGCTAGAAATGGCTTTCGAATGGGCGATAATCTTGTGAGGGATTTAGTGTTATACGATGGGCTAACATGTGCATTTGATCAAGTTCCTATGGCTGTGCATGGGAGTAATGTGGCCGAAGAACACGGCATTACACGAGCAGAACAGGATGCATGGGCCTATCGCAGCCAGCAACGTGCGGCTAAAGCGAGGGAAGCAGGATATTTTGCTGAGGAAATTGTTCCGGTTCCCGTTCCCCAACGAAAAGGAGACCCACTGCTCGTCATGGAGGATGAAGCGATCCGAGCGGAAACAACCTTAGAAGGCTTGGCTAAATTAGCACCGGTATACAAAAAGGATGGGACGATTACAGCCGGTAATGCACCCGGACTTAATGATGGTGCTGGAGCGCTTGTGCTTATGTCGGAGCATAAAGCTAAGGAACTAGGGGCTAAGCCTTTAGCTACGATTCTAGGGCATGCGGAGGTTGCGGCAGAGGCTCCTTATATTGCTACTACACCTGGGCTTGCTATTCAAAAATTACTGCAAAAGACAGGAAAAAGCCTTGAGGAAATAGATTTATTTGAAGTAAACGAGGCATTCGCTGCGGTCACGCTTACAAGTGGAAAAATCGTTGGCTGGGATGAAGAGAAGGTGAACGTAAATGGCGGTGCGATTGCACTTGGTCATCCTATCGGCGCGAGCGGTGCAAGGATTATCATGACGCTTATTCATGAATTACAACGACGCGGCGGTGGATTAGGCATAGCGGCGATTTGCAGTGGAGCGGCTCAGGGAGATGCTATCTTAATACGTGTTGAGCCAGCCAGATAA
- a CDS encoding (Fe-S)-binding protein encodes MEILPLLNLIAFFLVLAYGLYLVAHLLYSRYLFIKLGKKPDTKDDFKTRLNLILQNVFLQKKLLKDKKSGIMHIVLFYGFIILQFGAIELILKGLIIGYELPFGSAHKYFSLMQEITAMLILLAIGYAYYRRYIEKLKRLKRGLKSGLVIIFISSLMVTVLGSLAFEQLWLGHEGSIFAPFSSAIAFVFSGIGETAAAALFFFFWWAHLLVLLSFAVYVPQSKHAHLIFAPFNVWYKKLEPPGKLSTINFEDETQEVFGNGKIEDFTQTQLIDLYACVECGRCTNMCPASGTGKMLSPMDIIVKMRDHLTEKGASVTSRTPWMPTFAFPNTKANQIALQAGEVAATAEGAAAVENVYDKALIGDVITEQELWACTTCRNCEDQCPVMNEHVDKIIDMRRYLVMTEGSMPQEAQRALNNIERQGNPWGINRKDRMKWMEGLDEAYTVPTVKTAEDFEYLFWVGAMGSFDNRSMKITHAFIKLMHEAGIKFAILGNEEKNSGDTARRIGNEFLFQQLAQENIALFEGYDVKKIVTCDPHAFNTFKNEYPEFGLQAEVYHHSELLVQWIEEGRLTPKKEVKERITYHDSCYLGRYNNIYDMPRQILQQIPGVEIVEMKRSQCDSMCCGAGGGLMWMEEHEGTRVNVARTEQALEVNPTEIASACPYCLTMMDDGLKMKEAEEQVKARDIAEILADAL; translated from the coding sequence ATGGAAATCCTACCACTATTAAATTTAATTGCCTTCTTCCTTGTGCTGGCTTATGGGCTATATCTTGTAGCGCATTTGTTGTACAGCAGGTATCTGTTTATCAAATTGGGAAAAAAGCCGGATACCAAGGATGACTTTAAGACCCGCCTGAACTTGATCCTTCAGAACGTTTTTTTGCAAAAGAAGCTCTTAAAGGACAAAAAGAGCGGTATTATGCACATTGTTCTCTTTTATGGCTTTATTATTTTGCAATTTGGTGCCATTGAACTTATTTTAAAGGGACTTATTATTGGGTATGAATTACCGTTTGGTAGCGCCCACAAGTACTTTAGCCTAATGCAGGAAATCACTGCTATGCTGATCCTTTTAGCTATCGGTTATGCTTATTATCGGCGGTATATTGAGAAACTAAAGCGTTTAAAGCGAGGCTTGAAATCAGGTTTAGTTATTATCTTTATCAGTTCGCTAATGGTGACCGTTCTTGGTTCACTAGCTTTCGAACAGCTATGGCTAGGTCATGAGGGCTCCATCTTTGCTCCCTTCTCGTCAGCTATTGCCTTTGTATTTTCAGGGATCGGTGAAACCGCGGCAGCCGCTTTATTCTTCTTTTTCTGGTGGGCGCATTTGCTCGTTTTGCTGAGCTTTGCTGTCTATGTACCACAATCCAAGCATGCTCACTTGATCTTTGCTCCCTTTAACGTTTGGTATAAAAAGCTAGAACCGCCTGGTAAGCTGTCTACCATTAACTTTGAAGATGAGACTCAGGAAGTTTTCGGAAATGGGAAGATTGAGGACTTTACCCAAACACAACTCATTGACTTATATGCCTGTGTTGAGTGTGGACGCTGTACTAATATGTGTCCGGCCTCTGGAACTGGCAAAATGCTCTCTCCTATGGATATTATCGTGAAAATGCGCGACCATTTGACTGAGAAAGGGGCAAGTGTTACTTCACGTACACCTTGGATGCCTACTTTTGCATTTCCTAACACAAAGGCTAACCAAATCGCTCTGCAGGCTGGTGAAGTAGCAGCGACTGCTGAAGGGGCCGCTGCTGTAGAAAATGTATATGATAAGGCATTGATAGGCGATGTGATTACCGAGCAGGAGCTGTGGGCATGTACAACCTGTCGTAACTGTGAAGACCAGTGTCCCGTGATGAACGAGCATGTTGACAAAATCATTGACATGCGCCGTTATCTCGTGATGACAGAAGGGAGCATGCCGCAAGAAGCTCAGCGTGCATTAAATAATATCGAACGCCAGGGTAACCCGTGGGGAATTAACCGTAAAGACCGCATGAAATGGATGGAGGGTCTGGATGAAGCCTATACAGTACCTACAGTAAAAACAGCAGAGGATTTTGAATATCTGTTTTGGGTAGGGGCTATGGGTTCCTTTGATAACCGCAGTATGAAGATTACGCATGCCTTTATTAAGCTGATGCACGAAGCAGGCATTAAGTTCGCCATTCTTGGCAATGAAGAAAAAAATTCAGGCGACACAGCTCGCCGTATCGGTAACGAATTTTTGTTTCAACAATTAGCGCAAGAAAACATTGCTTTATTTGAAGGCTACGATGTTAAGAAGATTGTGACCTGTGATCCGCATGCGTTTAATACCTTTAAGAATGAATATCCTGAGTTTGGTTTGCAAGCAGAGGTATATCATCATTCTGAGCTATTAGTTCAATGGATCGAGGAGGGGCGTCTTACACCGAAGAAAGAAGTGAAGGAACGTATTACGTATCATGATTCATGCTATTTGGGGCGATATAACAATATCTATGATATGCCTCGCCAGATTTTGCAACAAATTCCGGGTGTGGAGATTGTAGAGATGAAACGAAGCCAATGTGACAGCATGTGCTGTGGCGCTGGTGGCGGATTGATGTGGATGGAAGAACATGAAGGTACCCGTGTTAATGTCGCACGCACAGAGCAGGCCTTAGAGGTTAATCCAACAGAAATTGCAAGTGCTTGTCCATATTGTCTAACGATGATGGATGATGGATTAAAAATGAAAGAGGCGGAAGAACAAGTGAAAGCGAGAGATATCGCTGAAATCTTAGCCGATGCTTTGTAA
- a CDS encoding acyl-CoA dehydrogenase, which translates to MDFRLNEEQEMLRKMIREFAEEHIAPTAAERDEEERFDRSIFEQMAELGLTGIPWDEKYGGAGADYLSYVLAVEELSRVDASIGVTLSAHVSLASWPIYKFGTEEQKQTFLRPLAEGKKMGAYCLTEAGSGSDSAGMRTTAVRDGDHYILNGNKIFITNAGEAETYIVFAVTNPDLKHKGVTAFLLEKDMPGFSMGKKEKKLGIRSSLTLEVIMEDVRVPVANRLGEEGQGFKIAMMTLDGGRNGIAAQALGIAQGAFEHALSYAKERIQFGKPIAALQAIQFKLADMATQIEAARLLTYQAAWLEDKGLPYGKASAMSKVFAGDIAMQVTTEAVQVFGGYGYTREYPVERFMRDAKITQIYEGTNEIQRVVISNLLLKE; encoded by the coding sequence ATGGACTTTCGTCTTAATGAAGAACAGGAAATGCTACGTAAAATGATTCGAGAATTCGCTGAGGAGCACATAGCGCCAACTGCGGCAGAACGCGATGAAGAAGAGCGATTTGACCGCTCTATCTTCGAACAAATGGCAGAGTTAGGGCTTACGGGAATTCCGTGGGATGAGAAATATGGCGGGGCTGGAGCTGACTACCTAAGCTATGTCCTTGCTGTTGAAGAGCTATCAAGAGTAGATGCATCTATTGGTGTCACCCTCTCTGCACACGTCTCCTTAGCGAGCTGGCCGATCTATAAGTTTGGCACAGAAGAGCAAAAACAAACCTTCCTACGTCCGCTTGCAGAAGGTAAGAAAATGGGTGCATACTGTCTAACTGAAGCGGGGTCTGGCTCTGATTCAGCAGGAATGCGTACAACCGCTGTACGGGATGGGGATCATTATATCCTTAATGGAAATAAAATTTTTATCACAAATGCTGGCGAAGCTGAAACTTATATTGTTTTTGCGGTAACGAATCCTGATTTAAAACATAAGGGTGTAACAGCCTTCCTGTTAGAAAAAGATATGCCTGGCTTCTCAATGGGGAAAAAGGAGAAGAAGCTAGGAATTCGTTCCTCCCTCACATTAGAAGTGATTATGGAGGATGTACGTGTACCGGTAGCTAATCGTTTAGGCGAAGAGGGGCAAGGCTTTAAAATTGCGATGATGACACTAGACGGTGGACGAAACGGTATTGCCGCTCAGGCGCTAGGAATTGCTCAGGGTGCGTTTGAACATGCCCTAAGCTATGCGAAGGAACGCATTCAATTTGGCAAACCGATTGCTGCATTGCAGGCCATTCAGTTCAAATTGGCAGATATGGCTACCCAGATTGAGGCGGCACGATTGCTAACCTATCAAGCGGCTTGGTTAGAAGATAAAGGCCTGCCGTATGGAAAAGCGTCAGCTATGTCCAAGGTGTTTGCCGGCGACATTGCCATGCAAGTAACGACAGAAGCAGTGCAGGTGTTTGGAGGATATGGCTATACGCGCGAATATCCAGTAGAAAGATTTATGCGTGATGCAAAAATTACGCAGATTTATGAAGGAACAAATGAAATACAGCGTGTGGTTATCAGCAACCTGCTGTTAAAAGAGTAG
- a CDS encoding 3-hydroxybutyryl-CoA dehydrogenase, which yields MSIQTIMVIGAGQMGSGIAQVAAHAGFQVILHDQSMSFLERGLGNIGKNLNRQVEKGKLTEETKGKILSQISTSTELTNARDADVVIEAVVENMQVKTEIFKKLDEICQPHAILASNTSSLPITEIAAATNRPEQVIGMHFMNPVPVMKLVEMIRGLQTSDEVYQTIEELAKRLDKIPVSCKDFPGFISNRVLMPMINEAIYCVYEGVATPEAVDDIMKLGMNHPMGPITLADFIGLDTCLYIMEVLYEGFGDSKYRPCPLLRQYVKAGWLGRKSGRGFYVYT from the coding sequence ATGAGCATTCAAACGATTATGGTTATAGGCGCAGGGCAGATGGGGAGCGGAATTGCTCAGGTGGCGGCACATGCCGGATTTCAAGTGATTTTACATGACCAATCTATGTCTTTTCTAGAACGTGGTTTAGGCAATATTGGTAAAAATTTAAATAGGCAAGTGGAAAAGGGCAAGCTGACTGAAGAAACAAAGGGAAAAATTCTCTCCCAGATATCCACTTCCACAGAGCTTACAAACGCTAGGGATGCGGATGTGGTTATAGAAGCTGTAGTAGAAAATATGCAGGTAAAAACCGAAATTTTTAAAAAATTGGATGAGATTTGCCAACCGCATGCCATCTTAGCCAGCAATACATCCTCTTTGCCTATTACAGAGATTGCAGCGGCTACAAATCGTCCTGAGCAGGTTATCGGCATGCATTTTATGAATCCTGTACCTGTGATGAAGCTAGTGGAAATGATTCGTGGCTTACAAACATCTGACGAGGTCTATCAAACAATCGAAGAACTGGCAAAACGACTGGATAAAATACCAGTTAGCTGCAAAGACTTCCCTGGTTTTATCTCAAATCGTGTATTAATGCCAATGATTAATGAAGCGATTTACTGTGTGTATGAAGGGGTAGCTACTCCAGAAGCAGTGGATGACATTATGAAACTGGGCATGAATCATCCGATGGGACCTATTACCTTAGCTGATTTTATTGGATTGGATACATGTCTCTACATTATGGAAGTACTCTATGAAGGATTCGGGGATTCCAAATATCGCCCTTGTCCGTTATTACGCCAATATGTAAAGGCTGGCTGGTTAGGCCGCAAGTCAGGAAGAGGATTCTATGTGTACACCTAA
- the meaB gene encoding methylmalonyl Co-A mutase-associated GTPase MeaB — protein MHPITKRILAGDVRAAARAITWIEDGFPEKGQVLQEIFPHTGKARLIGLTGSPGAGKSSLVDALITYLRSQQISVGVIAVDPTSPFTGGALLGDRIRMQHHAPDRGVFIRSMGTRGNLGGLSRNTKEAVRVLDAYGCEVIIVETVGVGQSELDIMKIVDTVAVVLNPGSGDTVQAFKAGIMEIADLFVINKADLPGLDKLLTEIEQMIEIVKHDASWQPPLIRTIATDRVGIPDLWQAILAHERFLMESGEGEKRRSYHLHEEVIELVNQNLSRVMLQRMEQGAFADELVEVANRRVDPYHAAEKMVRIFLQR, from the coding sequence TTGCATCCGATAACCAAGCGAATACTGGCAGGAGATGTTCGCGCGGCTGCCAGAGCAATTACCTGGATTGAAGATGGCTTTCCTGAAAAGGGGCAGGTGCTACAGGAAATTTTCCCCCATACTGGTAAGGCACGACTGATTGGGTTAACTGGTTCCCCAGGAGCAGGTAAGAGTTCATTAGTAGATGCATTGATTACTTATTTACGTTCACAGCAGATATCAGTCGGGGTCATTGCAGTAGACCCCACTAGTCCGTTTACCGGTGGAGCCCTGCTAGGAGATCGCATTCGGATGCAGCATCATGCTCCTGACCGAGGCGTCTTTATCAGAAGCATGGGAACCCGGGGAAATTTAGGTGGTTTATCACGCAATACCAAAGAAGCAGTACGTGTGCTGGATGCATATGGCTGTGAAGTCATTATTGTTGAGACAGTCGGGGTTGGACAGTCTGAGCTGGACATTATGAAAATCGTTGATACAGTCGCTGTTGTACTAAATCCCGGAAGTGGGGATACTGTTCAGGCATTTAAAGCTGGCATTATGGAAATTGCTGATCTCTTTGTCATTAACAAAGCAGATTTGCCTGGTCTGGATAAATTACTCACAGAGATTGAACAGATGATAGAGATTGTAAAGCATGATGCAAGCTGGCAACCTCCTCTAATTCGTACAATTGCAACTGACCGAGTGGGGATACCTGATTTGTGGCAAGCTATCCTTGCACATGAGAGGTTTCTGATGGAATCGGGTGAAGGGGAGAAGCGCAGATCATATCACTTACATGAAGAGGTAATAGAGTTAGTGAACCAAAATCTTTCTCGTGTCATGCTACAAAGAATGGAACAGGGAGCATTTGCTGACGAGCTAGTTGAGGTAGCGAACAGAAGGGTAGACCCTTATCACGCAGCAGAAAAAATGGTACGTATTTTTTTACAACGATGA
- the ablA gene encoding lysine 2,3-aminomutase — MTLAVRKLRDWRDVELWKDVTEEQWNDWMWQLTHTIKNVDDLKKVINLTPEEEEGVRISNQTIPLNITPYYALLMDENDPKDPVRLQSVPLSHEMVRTQYDMEDPLHEDEDSPVPGLTHRYPDRVLFLVTNQCSMYCRYCTRRRFSGQIGMGVPKKQLDACLDYIRNTPEVRDVLLSGGDALLINDRVLEYVIKSLREIPHVEIIRIGTRAPVVFPQRITENLCEILKKYHPVWLNTHFNHPKEITEEAKRACEMLSYAGVPLGNQSVILAGVNDDPYTMKQLMQDLVKIRVRPYYIYQCDLSEGIGHFRAPISKGLEIMEYLRGHTSGYAVPTFVVDAPHGGGKIPVMPNYIISQSADKVILRNFEGVITAYPEPQNYKAPDLSNNEYYQAERGKAVGIAALMEDLADNLEPAGLQRNKRIEATKVKSLADVRKEQSEVKKQKERARISEKEA, encoded by the coding sequence ATGACATTAGCCGTTCGTAAATTGCGTGATTGGCGGGACGTGGAATTATGGAAAGACGTAACCGAGGAACAATGGAACGATTGGATGTGGCAGTTAACCCACACGATTAAAAACGTAGATGACTTAAAAAAGGTAATCAATTTAACTCCTGAGGAAGAAGAGGGAGTACGAATTTCCAACCAGACCATTCCGTTAAATATCACACCTTACTATGCTTTGCTAATGGATGAGAACGATCCAAAGGACCCGGTTCGTTTACAATCTGTCCCTTTATCTCACGAAATGGTTCGCACGCAGTACGATATGGAAGACCCGTTGCATGAGGATGAGGATTCGCCTGTTCCTGGTCTGACTCATCGCTACCCCGATCGCGTTTTATTTTTAGTAACAAACCAATGCTCTATGTATTGTCGTTACTGTACGCGCCGTCGTTTTTCTGGACAAATCGGCATGGGGGTACCTAAAAAACAATTAGATGCCTGTTTAGATTATATCCGTAACACCCCAGAGGTACGCGATGTGCTTTTGTCCGGTGGAGATGCTCTACTAATTAATGACCGTGTATTGGAATACGTAATAAAAAGTCTGCGAGAAATTCCTCATGTAGAGATCATTCGGATTGGAACGCGAGCACCTGTCGTTTTCCCACAACGCATCACGGAGAATTTGTGCGAGATCCTGAAGAAATATCATCCTGTTTGGCTCAATACACATTTTAATCATCCCAAAGAAATTACCGAGGAAGCAAAAAGAGCTTGTGAAATGCTTTCGTATGCCGGTGTCCCGCTTGGTAATCAGTCGGTTATTCTTGCTGGAGTTAATGACGATCCATATACGATGAAGCAATTAATGCAAGATCTGGTTAAAATCCGCGTACGTCCATATTATATCTATCAATGTGACCTGTCAGAAGGCATTGGTCATTTCCGAGCACCAATATCTAAGGGCTTAGAAATCATGGAATACTTACGCGGGCATACCTCAGGATATGCAGTACCTACTTTTGTGGTAGATGCCCCGCATGGTGGCGGCAAGATTCCGGTAATGCCAAACTATATCATTTCTCAATCGGCTGACAAAGTCATTCTACGTAATTTTGAAGGCGTCATTACTGCCTACCCTGAACCGCAAAATTACAAGGCACCCGATCTATCAAACAACGAATATTATCAGGCCGAGAGAGGAAAAGCAGTAGGTATTGCAGCCTTAATGGAAGATTTAGCAGACAATTTGGAGCCAGCAGGGCTACAGCGTAATAAACGGATTGAGGCCACCAAGGTCAAGTCACTTGCAGATGTGCGTAAGGAGCAAAGTGAGGTGAAAAAGCAAAAAGAGCGTGCTAGAATAAGTGAAAAAGAGGCATAG
- a CDS encoding TetR/AcrR family transcriptional regulator translates to MQERKKVIPSLVKDPKLIEKRREQIIEAAVDLFIHKGFHKTTTREIARASGFSIGTLYEYIESKEDILYLVCDSIHNEMEERLREAITYNGSGLKSLKLALKSLIRVMDQVNDRVLLIYQETKSLPHEAMTYVLRREESITGIFEEILHKGMEDGSIRTDERYVKLMANNIMVLAEMWVFRRWTLGKSYTLDEYIEKQTELLLRDISGHE, encoded by the coding sequence GTGCAAGAACGTAAGAAAGTAATCCCGTCCTTGGTGAAGGACCCAAAACTAATCGAAAAACGGCGTGAACAAATCATTGAAGCGGCCGTTGACCTATTTATACACAAAGGTTTCCACAAAACGACTACGCGGGAAATTGCTCGTGCCTCTGGCTTTAGCATTGGAACGCTATATGAGTACATTGAGTCCAAAGAGGATATTTTATATTTGGTTTGCGACTCTATTCATAATGAAATGGAAGAAAGACTGCGTGAAGCGATTACCTACAATGGTTCTGGTCTCAAAAGCCTTAAGCTCGCGTTGAAAAGCCTAATTCGCGTTATGGATCAGGTGAACGATCGTGTGCTATTAATCTATCAAGAAACCAAGTCGTTGCCACATGAAGCGATGACGTATGTGTTACGTCGAGAAGAGTCTATCACAGGGATTTTTGAAGAGATTCTGCATAAGGGAATGGAAGATGGTTCCATTCGGACTGATGAGCGCTATGTGAAGCTTATGGCTAACAACATCATGGTACTAGCGGAAATGTGGGTGTTCCGACGCTGGACACTTGGCAAAAGCTATACCTTGGACGAATACATCGAGAAACAGACTGAATTGCTTCTGCGGGATATCAGCGGACACGAATAG